The following are from one region of the Pantoea cypripedii genome:
- the trbC gene encoding type-F conjugative transfer system pilin assembly protein TrbC gives MKTFLMTALMLSAVFPCAARAAVQPVVSGDDMAYMKQQQRDLELFKSQLQGMSITLPAAQEGRVAQLQNDIAASQADQNSASRTTPAAVYFVSLGIPEEGLLLMLADARRFGIPSTLRGLLDNDFRKTASAMFELSKKDKQAGVQIDPTLYQQFGIKAVPALVVTCGGKFDVLYGSLPVKQALEEVKQRGDCAATAARLLKNGEAAR, from the coding sequence ATGAAAACCTTTCTGATGACGGCGCTGATGCTCAGCGCCGTGTTCCCGTGCGCGGCCCGGGCCGCGGTGCAACCTGTCGTGTCCGGCGACGATATGGCCTACATGAAACAGCAGCAGCGCGACCTTGAACTGTTCAAAAGCCAGCTGCAGGGCATGAGTATCACCCTGCCGGCGGCACAGGAGGGACGCGTGGCGCAGCTGCAGAATGACATCGCCGCGTCACAGGCGGACCAGAACAGCGCCAGCCGGACCACACCGGCGGCCGTTTACTTTGTGAGTCTGGGCATCCCGGAGGAAGGGCTGCTGCTGATGCTCGCAGACGCCCGCCGGTTCGGTATCCCGTCCACGCTGCGCGGGCTGCTGGATAATGACTTCCGCAAAACGGCGTCGGCCATGTTTGAACTGTCAAAAAAAGATAAGCAGGCCGGGGTGCAGATTGACCCGACGCTGTATCAGCAGTTCGGCATTAAAGCGGTGCCGGCGCTGGTTGTCACCTGTGGCGGAAAGTTCGACGTGCTCTACGGCAGCCTGCCGGTGAAGCAGGCGCTGGAGGAAGTAAAACAGCGCGGTGACTGTGCCGCAACGGCGGCACGGCTGCTGAAAAACGGGGAGGCAGCCCGATGA
- the traN gene encoding type-F conjugative transfer system mating-pair stabilization protein TraN encodes MKRLLPFLLLAVVQCAVADDVSDAYNAGAAVAGSSKSQGTSAATGTDPSSVIPGYTASPSQSSYYGGVQGGDGDISSKGQSALGQNDAGQSIISAGTTNPATTIDPTADFIQNGKNAEANSASITDGTNTQCTTNTVSKSVFENYSCDRDVNQVQTCARTATPTLSYSTETHDSTLTFTLTDGSSNGTVVTYQVVATSSGVISAGTVSYTQPANPTNHSGWAAIISGFGQTATLYRNNSAPFNVSPQTINKGDTLTFTVGSNATGHVGDFVAGIATATRAGTEVITLTFPIRETVTTATPGISWSTSCGFDQSTAIASDGSVCTEAGGTRSVTGSDGQSYQVSSDCWQYSDAYIVPVNSTGNCATLMADRNCTVSGRSCTASEGSTCLHEADTYQCQTTYSSQGLLCAGQYFCQSGDCSETDGAGDSGFDTAVAKLAGLASAGEDVRDDQVNIKAFTGQALYCRKAMAGFSNCCVDTGWGNSAGLANCNSDEMAIGKAKAKKVTVLVGEACNVSVMGVCVQKKQAYCVFQGKLARIIQEQGRRDQLHISFGSGDSPDCRGITVPELQSINFDLINFQDFYSDLMANQKIPDSATMVQQAKDRIAAQVAAQTGGK; translated from the coding sequence ATGAAACGACTGCTTCCTTTTCTGCTGCTGGCTGTTGTGCAGTGTGCCGTCGCGGACGACGTCAGTGATGCTTACAACGCCGGGGCGGCGGTTGCCGGCAGCAGTAAAAGTCAGGGGACGTCGGCGGCGACCGGGACCGACCCGTCCTCGGTTATTCCCGGCTACACGGCCAGCCCGTCGCAGAGCAGTTATTACGGCGGTGTGCAGGGCGGAGACGGAGACATCAGCTCAAAGGGCCAGTCAGCGCTCGGGCAGAATGATGCCGGTCAGAGCATCATCAGCGCCGGCACCACCAACCCGGCGACAACCATCGACCCGACGGCGGATTTTATTCAGAACGGGAAAAATGCCGAGGCAAACAGCGCCAGCATCACGGACGGGACGAATACGCAGTGTACCACCAACACCGTGTCAAAATCGGTGTTTGAGAACTACAGCTGCGACCGGGATGTGAACCAGGTACAGACCTGCGCCCGGACAGCCACACCGACGTTAAGTTATTCGACAGAGACGCATGACTCGACCCTCACCTTCACGCTGACTGACGGGAGCAGCAACGGGACGGTGGTGACCTATCAGGTGGTGGCCACCTCGTCAGGGGTGATTTCGGCGGGAACGGTGAGCTATACCCAGCCGGCTAACCCCACCAACCATTCCGGCTGGGCGGCGATTATTTCGGGTTTCGGGCAGACGGCGACGCTTTACCGTAACAACTCGGCCCCCTTTAACGTGTCGCCGCAGACGATAAACAAAGGCGACACGCTGACCTTCACCGTTGGCTCAAATGCCACCGGCCACGTCGGGGACTTTGTCGCAGGGATCGCAACGGCAACCCGGGCAGGAACAGAGGTGATCACGCTGACGTTTCCCATCCGGGAGACGGTGACGACGGCAACGCCCGGCATCAGCTGGAGCACATCGTGTGGGTTTGATCAGAGTACGGCGATTGCCTCAGACGGCAGCGTCTGCACAGAGGCTGGCGGCACCCGGTCCGTGACGGGGTCAGACGGTCAGTCTTATCAGGTCAGCAGTGACTGCTGGCAGTATTCGGACGCCTACATTGTGCCGGTGAACTCCACCGGCAACTGCGCGACGCTGATGGCGGACCGTAACTGCACGGTGTCCGGGCGCAGCTGCACCGCATCGGAAGGCAGTACCTGCCTGCATGAGGCGGATACGTATCAGTGCCAGACCACGTACAGCTCGCAGGGGCTGCTGTGCGCCGGGCAGTATTTCTGCCAGAGCGGGGACTGCAGTGAGACTGACGGGGCCGGTGACAGCGGCTTTGATACGGCGGTGGCCAAACTCGCGGGCCTGGCCTCGGCGGGCGAAGACGTCAGGGATGATCAGGTCAACATAAAGGCCTTTACCGGGCAGGCGCTGTACTGCCGCAAGGCGATGGCGGGCTTTTCCAACTGCTGCGTGGATACCGGCTGGGGCAACAGCGCGGGGCTGGCGAACTGTAACAGCGACGAGATGGCCATCGGTAAAGCCAAAGCGAAAAAGGTGACGGTGCTGGTCGGTGAAGCCTGCAATGTTTCTGTGATGGGGGTCTGCGTGCAGAAGAAGCAGGCGTACTGCGTTTTTCAGGGCAAGCTCGCGCGCATCATTCAGGAGCAGGGCCGCCGTGACCAGCTGCACATCAGCTTCGGCAGCGGTGACTCACCGGACTGCCGGGGCATCACGGTACCGGAGCTGCAGAGCATCAACTTCGACCTGATTAACTTCCAGGACTTCTACAGCGACCTGATGGCCAACCAGAAAATACCGGATTCGGCGACGATGGTGCAGCAGGCAAAAGACCGCATTGCCGCGCAGGTGGCGGCGCAGACGGGAGGTAAATGA
- the traH gene encoding conjugal transfer pilus assembly protein TraH, which produces MKLRQFLLSVATALVISAPALADVQGDLNGYFGSLGFDGNVSKAQAWQGQAAGYVTGGSVYLRNPVKQVQLISMQVPSLNAGCGGIDAYLGAFSFINGAELQRFVKQIMSNAAGYAFDLALQTMVPELKQAKDFLQKLASDVNSMNMSSCQAAQGIIGGLWPVSQVSNQKICQDIAGESNIFSDWAASRQGCTVGGQGDSVTSQASDAEKDQVLKNKNLIWDALGRNHLFDGNRQLKELVMSVVGSIIFNKDGQVTILSPLVDNRDIITVLMRGGTAKIYGCDEPDLCLGPTVEDVTVSSDVALVTQVRNLMISIDSKLSADTGLSDKEKGFINTTSVPVLKYLTNSRSMGMSPTYLIQVADFIAQDMMIQYLQELVKQASQSLAGKNFPEQAAGELRNNVMAATSLLAQMKLQSTADQNALDGIDRNMQYLQQQVSTIISTSYQGNYQWGTGND; this is translated from the coding sequence ATGAAACTCAGGCAGTTCCTTCTTTCCGTTGCCACGGCCCTGGTCATCAGTGCACCGGCGCTGGCCGACGTACAGGGCGACCTGAACGGCTATTTTGGCAGCCTCGGCTTTGACGGCAACGTATCAAAAGCCCAGGCGTGGCAGGGGCAGGCGGCCGGTTACGTGACCGGCGGCTCGGTCTATCTGCGTAATCCGGTCAAGCAGGTGCAGCTTATCTCGATGCAGGTACCGTCGCTCAATGCCGGCTGCGGCGGGATTGATGCCTATCTGGGGGCCTTTTCCTTCATCAACGGTGCTGAACTGCAGCGATTCGTGAAGCAGATCATGAGTAATGCCGCCGGTTATGCCTTTGACCTGGCGCTGCAGACGATGGTCCCGGAGCTCAAGCAGGCTAAAGACTTCCTGCAGAAGCTGGCCTCGGATGTGAACTCCATGAACATGAGTTCCTGTCAGGCCGCACAGGGGATCATCGGCGGCCTGTGGCCGGTCTCGCAGGTATCGAACCAGAAAATCTGTCAGGACATTGCCGGTGAGAGCAATATTTTCTCGGACTGGGCGGCATCGCGGCAGGGCTGTACGGTGGGCGGGCAGGGTGACAGCGTCACCAGTCAGGCCTCTGACGCTGAAAAAGACCAGGTACTGAAAAACAAAAATCTTATCTGGGATGCGCTGGGACGTAACCACCTGTTTGACGGTAACCGGCAGCTGAAAGAGCTGGTCATGAGCGTGGTGGGCTCCATCATCTTCAACAAGGACGGGCAGGTCACCATCCTCTCGCCGCTGGTTGATAACCGCGACATCATCACCGTGCTGATGCGCGGGGGAACCGCAAAAATCTATGGCTGCGATGAACCGGATCTCTGCCTGGGCCCGACCGTCGAAGACGTCACCGTCAGCAGTGACGTCGCACTGGTCACCCAGGTACGTAACCTGATGATTTCCATCGACAGCAAACTCAGCGCGGATACCGGCCTGTCGGATAAAGAGAAGGGCTTCATCAACACCACCTCGGTGCCGGTGCTGAAGTACCTGACCAACTCGCGCAGCATGGGCATGAGCCCGACCTACCTGATACAGGTGGCGGACTTCATCGCGCAGGACATGATGATCCAGTACCTGCAGGAACTGGTGAAGCAGGCCAGCCAGTCACTGGCGGGCAAAAACTTCCCGGAGCAGGCGGCAGGCGAGCTGCGCAACAACGTCATGGCCGCGACCTCGCTGCTGGCGCAGATGAAGCTGCAGTCCACCGCAGACCAGAACGCGCTGGACGGTATCGACCGCAACATGCAGTACCTGCAACAGCAGGTCTCAACAATCATCTCAACGTCTTATCAGGGCAACTACCAGTGGGGGACCGGCAATGACTGA
- a CDS encoding ATP-binding protein has protein sequence MLQLNVEKHARALTELWRTRGGHVYVQGATGTGKSTVARMLATQLKADWFSYERLSPAEFKAERDDIIARLAASGKKVLILDGFFPQYAGGAFSTLLSERRDKGVSLFIFSQESPFPKDNALREGGEFHPGAFETIAEFRYGTRARYPITFHQVK, from the coding sequence ATGCTGCAGCTGAACGTGGAAAAACATGCCAGGGCGCTGACTGAGCTCTGGCGCACGCGCGGTGGACACGTTTATGTGCAGGGCGCGACCGGAACCGGCAAATCGACCGTTGCCCGTATGCTGGCCACACAGCTTAAAGCGGACTGGTTCAGCTACGAGCGGCTGTCGCCGGCAGAGTTTAAAGCGGAACGGGATGACATCATCGCGCGGCTGGCCGCCAGCGGGAAAAAGGTCCTCATCCTTGATGGCTTTTTTCCGCAGTATGCGGGCGGTGCATTCAGCACGCTGCTCAGTGAACGCCGGGATAAGGGCGTCAGCCTGTTTATCTTCTCGCAGGAATCACCCTTCCCGAAAGATAACGCCCTGCGTGAGGGAGGGGAATTTCACCCCGGTGCCTTTGAGACGATCGCTGAATTTCGCTACGGTACCCGGGCCCGCTATCCCATTACCTTTCATCAGGTGAAGTAA
- the traT gene encoding conjugal transfer complement resistance protein TraT: protein MKKRNVFVAAIAAASLLLSGCGAMSTAIKKRNLEVKTQMSQTVWLEPSSQKTVYLQVRNTSDKDMSDLQTLLAQDLQAKGYTVTSSPDAAYYWIQANVLKADKMDLRESQGFLSSGYEGAAMGAALGSGITAYNSNSGGAILGVGLAAGLAGMAADAMVEDVNYTMVTDLQISERSKASVTTDNVAALRQGTSGIKLQTSSEEGNRMKYQTRVVSNANKVNLKFEEAKPVLEAQLAKSVAGIM from the coding sequence ATGAAAAAACGCAATGTATTTGTGGCGGCCATTGCTGCTGCCTCCCTGTTACTGTCCGGCTGTGGTGCCATGAGCACTGCCATCAAAAAGCGCAATCTCGAAGTCAAAACTCAGATGAGCCAGACCGTCTGGCTGGAGCCGTCCAGTCAGAAAACGGTTTATCTGCAGGTGCGTAATACCTCCGATAAAGACATGAGCGATCTGCAGACCCTGCTGGCGCAGGATCTTCAGGCGAAAGGCTATACCGTGACGTCTTCTCCGGATGCCGCGTACTACTGGATTCAGGCCAACGTGCTGAAGGCGGATAAAATGGACCTGCGTGAGTCACAGGGCTTCCTCTCCAGCGGGTATGAAGGGGCCGCAATGGGCGCGGCGCTGGGCAGCGGCATTACTGCTTACAACAGTAACTCCGGCGGTGCCATCCTCGGCGTCGGACTGGCAGCCGGTCTGGCCGGTATGGCAGCTGATGCGATGGTCGAGGACGTGAACTACACAATGGTGACCGATCTGCAGATTTCAGAGCGCAGCAAAGCGTCCGTGACCACCGATAACGTGGCGGCGCTGCGGCAGGGAACGTCCGGTATCAAGCTGCAGACCAGCAGCGAGGAGGGTAACCGTATGAAATACCAGACCCGCGTCGTGTCAAACGCCAACAAGGTCAACCTGAAGTTTGAGGAAGCGAAGCCGGTGCTGGAAGCCCAGCTGGCGAAGTCGGTTGCCGGGATTATGTAA
- the traG gene encoding conjugal transfer mating-pair stabilization protein TraG, translating into MTEVWTIYGGDMWRQVFNGVVTIIGSDTFSTLKRIVGLFGVLGVMFSFIKSRNPMVFLHWFAIFFVITSVLLVPKRSVQIIDITDPAAVYEVDNVPAGLAAIAGLATGAGFGVAQLYDYALARPDSLTYTKSGMLFGSQVVAQSSDFRTQNPQLAQMLTDYVENCVVGDILLNNKYTVAQLLNSTDPLTLITSNPSPLRGLYQDAGGGRQFITCQQAAVVIQNLIGSDISIGGTTWHALATRLFGSRVDANALLSSAMDDSYNFFYAGGLSASQIMRNNVTNAAIRDGWKGFAARSSDTANLLNLATESSLTKQRISWGAGGVIAARTLPMFQSLMMLVLIGLFPLVIALSLVNHSIFGLNTLKLYAGGFLYFQMWPVMFAILNSLANFYLQSKTGGTALVLANQDQVALQHSDAANIAGYLSMSIPVLAFFLTKGAASVASQAVGGIMSSAAFATGGQASTTADGNWSFNNMSMDNVNANKFDTNMTRRSGQQAFQTGNGSMHTQTADGHSVYDTSGAISNLPVNMRLSALASSGFSEQARQAQQQAQSSLDGYNHSVTSGFQQMNQLTHQSGNSDSVTQGSDSSVATSVSRGASRMQSAVESYAKSHNVSEQQAYNQLMDITNQGGAGARGYVKFDSGDQLAGKLGKWATGLSAGGEGSVDWRHTSGSSHGTQDSHAEGRDNRHDRSSQEARDFREGMDMVTSARLTESGSHTDNQSASQAQQFAATLNDAKSQYHQYTESSTRSQEFSRMATLSQTQSASLDANYNQEFVDWTTAKYGSDAQNILTNVRSAQGAATEFMHERLEPEIMRNYGARTDQVSGQPLQPAQSLDVPGGARSGDVERDGVPEAVSGGAVRTASHPSQHSSVERHGSGVTEESVQARERNLTAPGGAPSKAMSEDFRSGSQRVGEKASGAGIESNVANKVAAQRSGLMETVRENDGKIAENKTTVQTSSDILRNEHQGAVKSQQIGRTEEDLRQTKPKIDDAETEQFKLKLEKLRAEQKKAS; encoded by the coding sequence ATGACTGAAGTCTGGACCATTTACGGCGGGGACATGTGGCGGCAGGTGTTTAACGGCGTGGTCACCATCATCGGCTCGGATACGTTCAGCACGCTGAAGCGCATCGTCGGGCTGTTCGGCGTGCTGGGCGTGATGTTCAGTTTTATCAAATCACGCAACCCGATGGTGTTTCTGCACTGGTTTGCCATCTTTTTTGTCATCACGTCCGTGCTGCTGGTACCGAAGCGCAGCGTGCAGATTATTGATATCACGGACCCGGCGGCGGTGTACGAAGTGGATAACGTGCCGGCAGGGCTGGCGGCTATCGCCGGACTGGCGACGGGGGCCGGTTTCGGGGTGGCGCAGCTGTATGACTATGCGCTGGCCCGCCCGGACTCCCTGACCTACACGAAGTCGGGCATGCTGTTTGGCTCGCAGGTTGTGGCGCAGTCGTCTGACTTCCGCACGCAGAACCCGCAGCTGGCGCAGATGCTCACCGACTACGTGGAAAACTGCGTGGTGGGCGATATTCTGCTGAACAACAAATACACCGTGGCGCAGCTGCTGAACAGCACCGACCCGCTGACGCTCATCACCAGCAATCCGAGTCCGCTGCGCGGTCTGTACCAGGATGCGGGCGGCGGGCGCCAGTTCATCACCTGCCAGCAGGCGGCGGTAGTCATTCAGAACCTGATCGGGTCCGATATCAGCATCGGCGGTACCACCTGGCACGCGCTGGCCACGCGTCTGTTCGGCAGCCGGGTAGACGCGAACGCGCTGCTGAGCAGCGCGATGGATGACAGCTATAACTTTTTTTACGCCGGCGGACTGAGTGCCTCGCAGATTATGCGTAATAACGTTACCAATGCAGCCATCCGGGACGGCTGGAAAGGGTTTGCGGCGCGCTCGTCTGACACGGCCAACCTGCTCAACCTGGCCACGGAGTCCAGCCTGACCAAACAGCGCATCAGCTGGGGGGCAGGCGGCGTGATAGCGGCCCGCACCCTGCCGATGTTCCAGTCGCTGATGATGCTGGTGCTGATTGGCCTGTTTCCGCTGGTGATTGCGCTGTCGCTGGTCAACCACAGCATTTTCGGGCTGAACACGCTGAAACTCTACGCCGGGGGGTTCCTGTACTTCCAGATGTGGCCGGTGATGTTTGCCATCCTGAACTCGCTGGCCAACTTCTACCTGCAGTCGAAGACCGGCGGCACGGCGCTGGTGCTGGCGAATCAGGACCAGGTGGCGCTGCAGCATTCGGATGCGGCGAACATCGCGGGCTACCTCAGCATGTCGATACCGGTGCTGGCGTTTTTCCTGACGAAAGGCGCAGCATCGGTGGCGTCGCAGGCAGTGGGTGGCATTATGAGTTCGGCGGCGTTTGCTACCGGCGGGCAGGCGTCCACCACGGCAGACGGCAACTGGTCGTTCAACAACATGTCGATGGATAACGTCAACGCCAACAAGTTCGACACCAACATGACCCGCCGGTCCGGGCAGCAGGCGTTCCAGACCGGTAACGGCTCGATGCACACGCAGACGGCTGACGGACACAGCGTCTATGACACCAGCGGGGCGATATCGAACCTGCCGGTGAATATGCGGCTCAGCGCCCTGGCCAGCAGCGGCTTCTCCGAGCAGGCGCGCCAGGCGCAGCAGCAGGCGCAGAGCTCGCTGGACGGGTATAATCACAGCGTGACCAGCGGCTTCCAGCAGATGAACCAGCTGACGCACCAGAGCGGGAACAGCGACAGCGTGACGCAGGGCAGCGACAGCAGCGTGGCCACCAGTGTCAGCCGCGGGGCCAGCAGAATGCAGTCGGCAGTGGAGAGCTACGCGAAATCGCATAATGTCTCGGAGCAGCAGGCGTATAACCAGCTGATGGATATCACCAACCAGGGGGGGGCGGGTGCCAGAGGCTATGTCAAATTTGACTCCGGCGACCAGCTGGCCGGTAAGCTCGGTAAGTGGGCCACCGGACTCAGCGCAGGTGGTGAAGGCAGCGTTGACTGGCGTCATACTTCCGGCAGCTCACACGGTACGCAGGACAGCCATGCCGAGGGCCGCGACAACCGCCACGACCGGAGCAGTCAGGAAGCCCGCGACTTCCGCGAAGGTATGGACATGGTGACATCTGCGCGCCTGACCGAGTCGGGCAGCCATACCGACAACCAGTCAGCCTCGCAGGCGCAGCAGTTTGCGGCGACGCTCAACGATGCGAAGAGTCAGTACCACCAGTACACGGAGAGCAGTACGCGCAGCCAGGAGTTCAGCCGCATGGCCACGCTGTCGCAGACGCAGAGCGCCAGCCTGGACGCCAACTACAACCAGGAGTTTGTGGACTGGACGACCGCGAAGTACGGCAGCGACGCACAGAACATCCTGACCAACGTCAGAAGCGCGCAGGGCGCGGCCACCGAGTTTATGCACGAACGGCTTGAGCCGGAAATCATGCGAAACTACGGTGCGCGGACTGACCAGGTCAGTGGCCAGCCGCTGCAGCCGGCTCAGTCACTGGACGTTCCGGGGGGAGCGCGGAGTGGTGATGTCGAGAGGGACGGCGTGCCGGAAGCTGTCAGCGGCGGTGCTGTCCGCACGGCGTCTCATCCCAGCCAGCATTCGTCTGTGGAGAGACACGGCAGCGGCGTCACAGAGGAAAGTGTGCAGGCACGAGAACGTAACCTGACCGCGCCGGGAGGTGCCCCGTCGAAGGCCATGAGCGAAGATTTTCGCAGTGGCTCACAACGCGTGGGTGAGAAGGCGTCGGGTGCCGGCATTGAAAGTAACGTGGCCAACAAGGTTGCAGCACAAAGATCTGGCCTGATGGAAACTGTCAGGGAAAATGACGGCAAAATCGCTGAAAATAAAACCACTGTTCAGACGTCCAGTGATATACTCAGAAATGAGCATCAGGGTGCGGTTAAGAGTCAGCAGATAGGCCGGACGGAAGAAGACTTGAGGCAGACTAAGCCTAAAATTGATGATGCTGAAACTGAGCAATTCAAGCTTAAGCTGGAGAAGTTAAGAGCTGAGCAGAAAAAAGCTTCTTAA
- the trbB gene encoding F-type conjugal transfer protein TrbB: protein MRRSALLTALILLSPLAARATVADEIAILDQAKAQHGAPLPDFGIPGSQPVRRIPAKPAHMMTLTDGRAVNLNDYAIVVFMQRSCPHSAKFDPLLRAWTDQEGIKVYPYTLDGYGDASFPVALIPRKAAANEPIAGEILTFFGNGLPIATPTTFLVNVNTNVAYPLYQGETDMNTLSQRVGQMIEADIDHLAPDTLGPVPSSAEVTPQ from the coding sequence ATGAGGCGTAGTGCACTCCTTACTGCCCTGATACTGCTCAGTCCGCTCGCGGCCCGGGCGACGGTGGCCGATGAGATAGCCATCCTTGACCAGGCCAAAGCGCAGCACGGTGCACCGCTGCCGGATTTTGGTATCCCGGGTTCACAGCCGGTGCGGCGGATACCGGCAAAGCCGGCGCACATGATGACGCTCACGGACGGGCGCGCGGTGAACCTGAATGATTACGCCATCGTGGTGTTCATGCAGCGCAGCTGCCCCCACAGCGCGAAATTCGATCCCCTGCTGCGGGCCTGGACCGATCAGGAGGGAATAAAGGTATATCCCTACACGCTGGACGGCTACGGTGACGCCTCTTTCCCGGTGGCGCTGATCCCGCGTAAAGCCGCAGCCAATGAGCCGATAGCCGGTGAGATCCTCACCTTCTTCGGCAACGGGCTGCCGATTGCGACGCCCACCACTTTTCTGGTGAACGTCAATACCAACGTGGCGTATCCGCTCTATCAGGGTGAAACCGACATGAACACCCTGAGTCAGCGCGTCGGTCAGATGATTGAGGCCGACATTGATCACCTCGCACCGGATACGCTCGGCCCGGTGCCCTCCAGCGCGGAAGTGACCCCACAGTAA